The DNA sequence TAAGGTTGACCCATGTGAAATTGCTAGTATTTGAGTATTTTTGTTCCACATAATTGATGATTTTATATAGTTCAACCTAATAGTTGCCTTTCTGAGGAACTGACTTTAAACTTAGATCTGAAGATGAGGTAAAACTGGCTAAGGTGGCTAAGCTTGAAGCTTAGCATGTTTCAGAAAccaagagaaaactgaaaaagatagAATTGAGAAAACTGTTGAAATGTAAGAACTATAAGCAGGACAGATTGTATTGGATCTTTATAGGAATTTGGATtgattttcattgaagtataaagccactagattattttaaaatccttctGATTTCAGTGTGGTACTGAAAGGGAAGAGAATAAGGGCAAAAAATAGGGCTATCGAGAAATTGATATCAAGAGGCAATATAATGTTGTACTAAGTGTGCAGGGTTTGCCCTCATGCTGCCTTGATTTAAATCCTGGTTTTACCATTTGCCATTTATTATGTCACTTTATGCAAGTTACTCAAactctctaagcttcagtttttttcatttgtatcataggATAATAACAGGATCATCTTCATAGGACGTTGATCTATGACTAACCTCTAGATTAGTCTAGAGACTGAATAAGATTATCCACTGCACAACACTGAGCAGTCCCTGGCATCTAATAGAGATTAATAATCCAAATGACAGGTGACAGTACCTGCACTATTTTGATGACAGCATATTTGAAGAGAAGTGAACAAACATGAGACCTCTTGTTGTGGGGGTTTAAGCAGCAAAATTTATTAATGAATTGGATATGTGAATTGAGGGAGAAGGATTTTTCAGGCATCACTCCTAGGTTTCTGTCAAAGAAAGGAATGGATTGTGTTGCACTCTACTAAAATGAGGAAGGTCTGCCTGGTACATTATTTGGCTACAGaaatttctctttcattataTCATATAAGGcagaatgaaagaaagcaaaaaggtaAGTaccatataatataaaaataaatagttatttaaaatttagatAATAGAACCCTACATGAGATatgaaaaacaatttattttatatttattccaCAATGTCTAAAACATGTAAAActtttgtgtatatattattttttctgaaactctaagATTTTGTAAATCTTTTTACCATACTATGTGATAAACAGTGAACAATTAAACTTATGTGCTTACTTTGTCTTATATTAAAGGCGTTTTGTAATCATTCCATCTGCTTCTCTCATAGAATGGAACCTTCTTGGTATACCAGCAGATGAAGAATTTAAGGAGGGTGTCTATCTTTATTCTCTTTAGCAACTGAGAGTCTGCTCTGAGAACCATCAGGCACCATGGGTAAGCGGGACAATCGTGTGGCCTATATGAATCCTATAGCAATGGCCAGATGGAGGGGCCCATCTCAATCTGCAGGCCCAACAATACAAGATTATCTGAATCGACCAAGGCCTACCTGGGAAGAAGTgaagaaacaattagaaaataaaaagaaaggctcCAAGGCATTAGctgaatttgaagaaaaaatgaatgagaactggaagaaggaactagaaaaaagcagagagaaattaTTAAGTGGAAATGAGAGCTTAtccaaaaaaagagacagaaagaaaaagaaaaagaagaaatcttgTCGGTCTTCATCTTCTTCTTCATCAAGCACTGATTCTTCAAGCAGTTCTCCAGATTCTGAAGATGaggaaaagaaacaaggaaaaaagagaaagaaaaagaagaatgattCATACAAATCATCAGAAAGCTCTCCATGTGATTCTGAATCAGAGAGCAAGGaatctgtaaaaaagaaaaagaagtcaaaggatgaaacagagaaagaaaagtgtaTTAGAAGTctcagcaaaaaaagaaagaagacttgTTCTGAGGATAAACCTTTATCATTGGAGTCCTCATCAGAATCAGATTATGAAGAAGAGATGCaagcaaaaaagaagagaagacgtgaagagcaagaaaaaacaacagaaaaagcaaagaagaagaagaagaagaaacagcaCAAAAAACAtagtaagaagaagaaaaagaaatcaggttCAAGTCACAAATCAGgatagtatgaaaaaaaaaaaaaaaggaagatttacCTGTTGAAAAAAGCAAGGAAGGTCTATAGGAAAATTCAACTGTGAGTGTTAGAGCATATGTACCAAAATGCATGAGTTCTCCTGTGTTAGTAGAATTATTCCTGGACTTTGTTGCCAGTCAAATGCCACTGTGCCAGAAAGGGCCTTAATTGTTGCCTGCAGCTTAAAtgtagggttttgttttgtttacgtgttttccctacactggcTAATTTCTCTGAGAGCTAAAATCGTGTTGTCGTACTAGTGGTTAAAATGTTTAGaattaaattaaatgttttagATAATAAATAATTCTGACCAAACAATGTATCTAATGTCAAAAGTATCTAATTTGGAtacatctttaaaatgtattcagaAATATCCAGGCAACAATACCTTTTTGAAGCATAGACTTAACATTAATGtctcaaaatatttatgtttgaaaagtaaaatttagtttatttttcttttctccataatAAACTTTTGTTTACATGGGGAAAGGGCTTGTGAGGGGAAAATAGTGTGCTATCACTTTGG is a window from the Capra hircus breed San Clemente chromosome X unlocalized genomic scaffold, ASM170441v1, whole genome shotgun sequence genome containing:
- the FAM133A gene encoding protein FAM133A encodes the protein MGKRDNRVAYMNPIAMARWRGPSQSAGPTIQDYLNRPRPTWEEVKKQLENKKKGSKALAEFEEKMNENWKKELEKSREKLLSGNESLSKKRDRKKKKKKKSCRSSSSSSSSTDSSSSSPDSEDEEKKQGKKRKKKKNDSYKSSESSPCDSESESKESVKKKKKSKDETEKEKCIRSLSKKRKKTCSEDKPLSLESSSESDYEEEMQAKKKRRREEQEKTTEKAKKKKKKKQHKKHSKKKKKKSGSSHKSG